A single window of Candidatus Dadabacteria bacterium DNA harbors:
- a CDS encoding DUF1295 domain-containing protein — protein MVEMAEEQLHSVIVWAVIAAAVPTFFYLLRKTAPYGRHYAGAGWGPHISSRLGWIIMELPAVVVFLAVYLNGKSAFHIVPLLFLVMWQCHYLNRTFIYPFRIRASGRKTPLLVVGSGFFFNVINAYINARFISEFGEYTVGWLADPRFLIGVGVFLVGIALNLHADNILIRLRRPGGTGYVVPQGGGFRFVSCPNYMGEILEWVGWALATWSLSGLAFLLFTSANLAPRARSNHQWYVETFKDYPPHRKALIPGIY, from the coding sequence ATGGTTGAGATGGCCGAGGAACAACTTCACAGCGTGATTGTATGGGCAGTCATTGCTGCGGCTGTCCCGACGTTTTTTTATCTGCTTCGTAAAACCGCACCCTATGGCCGTCATTACGCAGGTGCGGGCTGGGGACCGCACATTTCCAGCAGGCTCGGCTGGATCATCATGGAACTGCCGGCGGTTGTCGTTTTCCTTGCCGTCTATCTTAACGGGAAGTCTGCGTTCCACATCGTGCCGCTGCTCTTTCTGGTCATGTGGCAGTGCCACTATCTGAACCGGACGTTCATTTACCCGTTTCGGATCAGGGCAAGCGGGCGGAAGACGCCGTTGCTGGTGGTCGGGTCGGGCTTTTTCTTCAATGTGATTAACGCCTACATCAATGCCCGATTCATTTCCGAATTCGGCGAGTACACCGTTGGATGGCTTGCCGACCCTCGTTTCCTGATCGGTGTCGGGGTTTTCCTAGTCGGGATTGCTCTCAACCTCCACGCCGACAATATCCTCATTCGTCTACGCAGGCCGGGCGGGACCGGCTATGTGGTTCCCCAGGGTGGCGGGTTTCGCTTTGTCTCGTGCCCGAATTATATGGGCGAAATCCTCGAATGGGTCGGCTGGGCACTAGCAACGTGGTCGTTGAGCGGCCTGGCCTTCTTGCTGTTTACCTCCGCCAATCTCGCTCCCAGGGCGCGCAGCAACCATCAGTGGTATGTGGAAACCTTCAAGGATTATCCACCGCACCGCAAGGCCCTGATACCGGGCATTTATTGA
- the hisF gene encoding imidazole glycerol phosphate synthase subunit HisF produces MVSKRIIPCLDVKDGRVVKGVRFVNLRDAGDPVEVAKKYSEEGADEITFLDITASHENRKTMIDVVERTASEVFVPLTVGGGLRTVEDVRELLLAGADKVTINTAAITDPDFVRRASDRFGSQCIVVAIDARRREGGGWEVFTHGGRNPTGIDAVEWAAKMEDFGAGEILLTSMDRDGTEDGYDLELTRTISETVGIPVIASGGAGRLEHLVEAVEAGRADAVLCASIFHYGKYSINEAKQFLSEKGVLVRLV; encoded by the coding sequence ATGGTTTCAAAAAGAATAATTCCATGTCTTGACGTAAAGGACGGGAGGGTGGTAAAAGGAGTCCGCTTTGTTAACCTCAGGGACGCCGGAGACCCTGTTGAGGTAGCGAAAAAGTACAGCGAAGAGGGCGCTGACGAGATAACGTTTCTCGATATCACCGCCTCGCACGAAAACAGGAAAACCATGATAGACGTGGTCGAGCGGACTGCGAGCGAAGTCTTCGTTCCCCTGACCGTCGGAGGGGGGCTGAGAACTGTGGAAGACGTAAGGGAACTTCTGCTGGCCGGGGCGGACAAGGTTACGATCAACACGGCGGCCATAACAGATCCGGACTTCGTAAGACGGGCTTCTGACAGGTTCGGAAGTCAGTGCATAGTGGTAGCCATAGACGCGAGGAGAAGAGAAGGCGGCGGATGGGAGGTCTTCACCCACGGCGGACGCAACCCGACCGGAATAGACGCCGTTGAATGGGCCGCGAAGATGGAGGATTTCGGAGCCGGAGAAATCCTTCTTACGAGCATGGACAGGGACGGCACGGAGGACGGATACGATCTTGAGCTCACAAGAACCATCTCCGAGACCGTCGGCATTCCCGTCATAGCTTCTGGAGGTGCGGGACGGCTTGAACATCTGGTTGAAGCGGTGGAAGCGGGACGGGCGGACGCCGTTTTGTGCGCCTCGATCTTTCATTACGGCAAGTATTCAATAAACGAGGCGAAGCAGTTCCTGTCGGAGAAAGGGGTACTTGTAAGACTGGTGTAA
- the glyS gene encoding glycine--tRNA ligase subunit beta, giving the protein MEKELILEIGTEEIPALFLEKAREDLGNILSGELRDKGIEFEEMEIFYTPRRLSARVSGLERKQRDRTTENFGPPKRIAFDEDGKPTKAAAGFARSQKVDVEELVIAKRDNGEFLCVRKTVKGKKTSSVLKEILPGVISSVPFRKSMRWGDGKLAFARPIRWIAALYDGKPVKFSVENIKSSDRSCGHRFTSPKPFRVTSWGNYLKTLEKNNVVADPEKRKKIIRRDTEAAAKKIGGTIKEDPELLETVVNLVEHPTVLVGEFEEKYLRLPEEVLISVMKNHQKYFPVYSEKTGKLLPCFIFVCGTPVKDKQVIIRGNERVIRARLNDAEFFFSEDTKKSLSAYTEDLESMVFLSDIGTYREKVERMRMLAADIFASPDLERAAELSKSDLATQMVFEFAELQGVMGKYYSLASKEKKAVANAIEEQYMPLMRTGELPRTKTGALLSIVDKTDNICSSFIADLAPTGSSDPYALRRQTLGIIRIAIEKKLDISLSTLLERGIRLVLDSMDAQKARDGNLSEEELKVNILAFFSERFRNLMTESGYERNVVESVISAGFDNPLDAYRRINALGKFAKRKDFEALATGFKRVFNIAKTRPSSPLDKKLFKQKEEKDLHRAFTKTQTAVLKKLADSEKAAGQSDYLKALESIKTLSAPIDRFFDAVMVMDKNKKIRDNRLALLNEIKDLFFMIADFSKI; this is encoded by the coding sequence ATGGAAAAAGAACTGATACTTGAAATCGGAACGGAGGAAATACCTGCTCTCTTCCTTGAAAAAGCCCGGGAGGATCTGGGCAATATTCTAAGCGGAGAACTCCGCGACAAGGGTATTGAATTCGAGGAAATGGAAATCTTCTATACCCCGAGAAGGCTTTCGGCAAGGGTGAGCGGACTTGAGAGAAAGCAGAGAGACCGCACGACCGAGAACTTCGGGCCGCCCAAGCGCATAGCGTTTGACGAAGACGGAAAGCCCACCAAGGCCGCTGCGGGTTTCGCCAGGTCCCAGAAAGTCGATGTTGAGGAACTCGTTATCGCAAAAAGGGATAACGGGGAATTCCTCTGCGTAAGGAAAACGGTAAAAGGAAAAAAAACTTCATCCGTTCTAAAAGAGATTCTTCCGGGAGTGATCTCATCGGTCCCCTTCCGGAAATCAATGAGATGGGGCGACGGAAAACTGGCCTTCGCAAGACCTATAAGATGGATAGCGGCGCTCTACGATGGCAAGCCAGTAAAATTCAGCGTTGAGAACATCAAAAGTTCTGACCGAAGCTGCGGCCACAGGTTCACTTCCCCGAAACCGTTTCGAGTGACATCCTGGGGAAATTACCTGAAAACACTTGAGAAAAACAACGTAGTAGCGGACCCGGAGAAAAGAAAGAAAATCATAAGAAGGGACACAGAGGCGGCGGCCAAAAAGATAGGCGGAACCATAAAGGAAGATCCTGAACTGCTTGAAACCGTGGTGAACCTAGTGGAGCATCCGACGGTTCTGGTGGGAGAGTTCGAGGAAAAATACCTGCGGTTGCCCGAGGAAGTTCTTATAAGCGTGATGAAGAATCACCAGAAATATTTCCCCGTTTATTCTGAGAAGACCGGCAAGCTTCTTCCCTGTTTCATCTTTGTCTGCGGAACCCCGGTTAAGGATAAACAGGTAATTATAAGGGGAAACGAGCGGGTAATAAGGGCAAGACTTAACGACGCCGAATTCTTTTTCTCCGAAGATACAAAGAAAAGTTTAAGCGCCTACACAGAAGATCTTGAGAGCATGGTGTTTCTATCTGATATAGGAACTTACAGGGAAAAAGTCGAGCGTATGAGGATGCTTGCCGCCGATATTTTTGCCAGCCCCGATCTTGAAAGGGCCGCGGAACTCTCAAAGTCCGATCTCGCGACCCAGATGGTCTTTGAATTCGCCGAACTCCAGGGTGTCATGGGCAAGTATTACTCGCTTGCTTCCAAGGAGAAAAAAGCCGTCGCGAACGCGATCGAGGAACAATACATGCCGCTTATGAGAACCGGTGAACTCCCGCGAACGAAAACCGGAGCACTTCTAAGCATAGTGGACAAAACGGATAACATCTGCTCGTCCTTCATCGCGGATCTCGCGCCCACCGGGTCTTCCGATCCCTATGCACTGAGAAGACAGACCCTCGGAATAATAAGAATCGCCATAGAGAAGAAGCTTGATATTTCTCTCTCCACACTCCTTGAACGCGGCATAAGGCTCGTGCTCGATTCCATGGACGCGCAAAAAGCTCGTGACGGCAACCTGTCCGAAGAAGAACTTAAAGTGAACATTCTCGCGTTTTTCTCCGAGAGATTCCGCAACCTAATGACAGAGTCAGGTTACGAGAGAAATGTCGTCGAATCCGTAATCTCGGCAGGGTTTGACAATCCCCTTGACGCCTACCGCAGAATAAACGCACTTGGGAAATTCGCAAAACGAAAGGATTTTGAGGCCCTAGCCACAGGCTTTAAGAGGGTTTTCAACATAGCGAAAACCAGACCGTCTTCACCGCTTGACAAGAAGCTGTTTAAGCAAAAAGAGGAAAAGGATCTCCACAGAGCTTTTACCAAGACGCAGACAGCGGTTTTAAAGAAATTGGCCGATTCTGAAAAAGCCGCCGGGCAAAGCGATTACCTCAAAGCGCTTGAATCCATAAAAACACTCTCCGCACCAATAGATCGTTTCTTTGACGCGGTAATGGTCATGGACAAAAACAAGAAGATCAGAGACAACCGTCTGGCCTTACTCAATGAAATAAAAGATCTGTTTTTCATGATTGCCGATTTCTCGAAAATCTGA
- a CDS encoding twin-arginine translocase TatA/TatE family subunit, which produces MFGQFGIWELILILAILLIIFGPSRLGDLGSSLGKGISGFRKSLKDDDPDNKEEGQSGT; this is translated from the coding sequence ATGTTCGGACAATTCGGCATATGGGAATTAATCCTGATCCTGGCAATCCTGCTCATAATCTTTGGTCCGAGCAGGCTCGGGGATCTGGGATCTTCGCTCGGCAAGGGAATAAGCGGGTTCAGAAAATCCCTAAAAGACGACGACCCAGACAATAAGGAAGAAGGGCAAAGCGGCACCTGA
- the glyQ gene encoding glycine--tRNA ligase subunit alpha, with product MTYQELILALQDYWSSKGCLVVQPYDIEKGAGTFHPATFLRCLGPEPWHVAYVEPSRRPTDGRYGDNPNRLQHYYQFQVIIKPSPDDIQELFLDSLKSFGINPLEHDIRFVEDDWESPTLGAWGLGWEVWLDGMEITQFTYFQQAGGIDLDPISAEITYGTERIAMYLQEVESVYDLEWTKGITYGEIHHQSEVQFSKYNFEESDPAMLSDLFNMYEQECRSLIEKELPLPAYEYCLKSSHTFNLLDARGAIGVAERASYIARVRALANLCATSYLQTRENLGFPLLKNNPWKKN from the coding sequence ATGACATATCAGGAACTTATTTTGGCTCTTCAGGATTACTGGTCATCCAAGGGATGTCTGGTGGTCCAGCCCTACGACATAGAAAAAGGCGCCGGAACTTTTCACCCGGCCACATTCCTGCGCTGCCTCGGTCCCGAGCCTTGGCACGTGGCATATGTCGAACCTTCAAGGAGGCCGACCGACGGAAGATACGGAGATAATCCCAACAGGCTTCAGCACTACTATCAGTTCCAGGTGATAATAAAGCCTTCTCCCGATGATATCCAAGAACTTTTCCTCGACAGTCTGAAGTCATTCGGAATAAACCCGCTTGAGCACGATATAAGGTTCGTTGAGGATGACTGGGAATCCCCGACGCTCGGAGCGTGGGGACTTGGTTGGGAAGTTTGGCTTGACGGTATGGAAATAACCCAGTTCACATATTTTCAGCAGGCGGGCGGAATAGATCTTGATCCGATATCAGCCGAGATAACATACGGAACCGAAAGAATAGCAATGTACCTGCAGGAAGTCGAAAGCGTTTACGATCTTGAATGGACAAAGGGAATAACGTACGGAGAGATTCATCATCAGAGCGAAGTCCAGTTCTCAAAGTACAACTTCGAGGAATCCGATCCCGCGATGCTAAGCGACCTGTTTAACATGTACGAGCAGGAATGCAGATCACTTATCGAAAAGGAGCTCCCCCTCCCCGCTTACGAATACTGTCTTAAAAGTTCGCACACCTTCAACCTGCTTGACGCGAGAGGGGCAATTGGGGTAGCCGAGCGGGCCTCATACATAGCGAGGGTAAGGGCGCTTGCGAATCTGTGCGCAACTTCGTATCTGCAGACCAGAGAAAACCTGGGATTCCCCCTCCTGAAAAACAACCCATGGAAAAAGAACTGA
- a CDS encoding EVE domain-containing protein has protein sequence MNYWLVKSEPFKYSWEELLRDGWTYWDGVRNYQARNNLKGMKKGDQVLFYHSNKGLEVVGISEVIREYYQDPTTEDERWVVVDLKPVETLDNPVSLKQIKNDERLEGISLVRQSRLSVMQIEKKHFDVIVELGRKSL, from the coding sequence GTGAACTACTGGCTTGTTAAATCCGAACCGTTTAAATATTCGTGGGAGGAACTTCTCCGCGACGGTTGGACATACTGGGATGGGGTTAGAAACTATCAGGCCAGAAACAACCTGAAGGGGATGAAAAAGGGAGATCAGGTTCTTTTCTACCACAGCAACAAGGGCCTTGAAGTGGTAGGTATATCCGAGGTCATAAGGGAATATTACCAGGATCCCACGACGGAAGACGAAAGATGGGTCGTGGTTGACCTGAAGCCCGTGGAGACGCTTGATAATCCAGTATCTCTCAAGCAGATAAAGAACGACGAAAGACTCGAGGGCATCTCTCTTGTAAGGCAGAGCAGGCTTTCGGTCATGCAGATTGAAAAGAAGCATTTTGATGTAATCGTCGAGCTTGGAAGAAAAAGCCTCTAA
- the hisA gene encoding 1-(5-phosphoribosyl)-5-[(5-phosphoribosylamino)methylideneamino]imidazole-4-carboxamide isomerase yields MFIIPAIDLKNGNCVRLLKGEEGTETVFSNSPSDTARKWERCRAEWIHVVDLDGAFKGNPRNFEAVEEIVRSVSSNVQVGGGIRNIATVERYLEIGIKRVIIGTSAFTDRDFLEDICRRFPGKIAVGVDTKGGKIALRGWKETIDMNIARTMLEFRDIGVSLVIHTNVDRDGTMEGIDTASIRNFLSMSPLPVIVSGGIASLADLSNIQSIADGNLFGAILGKSIYSGSIDLKDSIQRFQ; encoded by the coding sequence TTGTTCATAATTCCCGCCATAGACTTAAAAAACGGAAACTGCGTGCGGCTTCTTAAGGGAGAAGAAGGCACCGAGACAGTGTTTTCAAACAGCCCTTCTGATACAGCGAGAAAATGGGAGCGGTGCAGAGCCGAGTGGATTCACGTCGTGGATCTTGACGGAGCATTTAAAGGGAATCCCAGAAATTTCGAGGCTGTAGAGGAGATAGTCCGCTCCGTCTCCTCAAACGTGCAGGTCGGAGGGGGGATAAGAAACATCGCCACCGTTGAGAGATACCTCGAAATCGGTATCAAGAGGGTGATAATAGGCACTTCGGCCTTTACCGACAGGGACTTTCTCGAGGATATCTGCAGGAGATTTCCCGGGAAAATAGCCGTCGGGGTAGATACGAAGGGAGGGAAAATAGCCCTGCGGGGATGGAAAGAAACTATAGACATGAACATCGCCCGGACGATGCTTGAATTCCGCGACATAGGAGTATCGCTCGTAATTCACACAAATGTTGACAGGGACGGAACCATGGAAGGAATAGACACGGCTTCGATAAGAAATTTTCTCTCCATGTCTCCCCTTCCGGTAATCGTTTCAGGCGGTATCGCGTCGCTTGCCGACCTGAGCAATATACAGTCCATCGCAGATGGCAATCTGTTCGGGGCGATACTCGGGAAATCCATCTACTCAGGTTCCATCGATCTTAAAGACAGCATACAAAGGTTTCAATAA
- the mce gene encoding methylmalonyl-CoA epimerase produces the protein MAVKDIEKAEGLYSKLLGLRVVHREDVVNYGVKTSMLCPESGEGTAVELIEPLDENSPISQFLEKRGEGVHHICFLVDDIESSLRALEKEGVRLIDEHARPGSYNCKVAFIHPKSTNGVLVELAEKIKD, from the coding sequence ATTGCCGTAAAGGATATCGAGAAAGCTGAAGGTCTTTACTCCAAATTACTCGGACTTAGGGTTGTCCACAGGGAGGACGTAGTCAACTATGGGGTGAAAACATCAATGCTTTGCCCCGAATCGGGAGAGGGCACTGCGGTAGAACTTATCGAACCTTTGGACGAAAATTCTCCGATTTCGCAATTCCTGGAGAAAAGAGGGGAAGGTGTTCATCACATCTGTTTTCTTGTGGACGATATAGAGTCTTCTCTCCGGGCCCTAGAAAAAGAAGGTGTCAGGCTGATCGATGAACATGCGAGACCCGGATCTTACAACTGTAAAGTTGCCTTTATACATCCCAAGTCAACGAACGGAGTGCTTGTGGAACTTGCGGAGAAGATAAAGGATTGA
- a CDS encoding Rne/Rng family ribonuclease has product MNTQLIINSLFNETRIAVLEKSRLIELFIERKSSSSMVGNIYKGKVEKIVPGVQAAFVGMGDGKSGFLSAEDVYEESLSELFLEEEETKKSSRKNHQPIQKVLRQGQEVMVQVTKEPTGNKGPKLTSHVGIPGKYLVLLPGSDSVNLSRKITDRKSRKRFSEIMRNKPEDMGFIVRTACVEADEKDIKSEMRALVRKWRRIKKKYEESKNPGAIYEESDTCIRVIRDLMGNGLKKIVVDSPKAHGRITKYFSDKINKDGFKVDMYDKEEPIFDRYGIESQIEKMYRKKAWMKSGGYLIIDEAEGLTVIDVNSGKLVGEEFQKKTIMKTNEEAAVEAARQIRLRNLVGIIVIDFIDMQSVRSRKKVESLFTNEMKKDKARTTIQEISSFSVIQLTRRRVRESILSDLTEPCDTCEGSGRIKSIYTTCYEILRDIDQWTRQSAEGPLVVQANKKVIAKLREIEGRSMRIIQRERGVKIKFKSAEDPLEKYAISREEASG; this is encoded by the coding sequence ATGAATACTCAACTTATCATCAACTCGCTTTTTAACGAGACGAGGATAGCGGTCTTGGAGAAAAGCAGACTGATCGAGCTTTTCATTGAAAGAAAATCCAGTTCTTCAATGGTGGGCAACATCTACAAGGGGAAAGTCGAAAAGATAGTCCCCGGAGTGCAGGCCGCGTTTGTCGGCATGGGAGACGGCAAATCCGGGTTTCTCTCTGCAGAGGATGTGTATGAGGAATCGCTCAGCGAACTTTTTCTTGAAGAGGAAGAGACAAAAAAGTCTTCCAGAAAAAACCATCAGCCAATACAGAAAGTGTTGCGTCAGGGTCAGGAGGTTATGGTTCAGGTTACAAAGGAACCCACCGGAAACAAGGGTCCCAAGCTTACCTCTCACGTGGGCATACCGGGCAAGTATCTTGTTCTGCTTCCCGGGTCAGACTCGGTGAACCTGTCCCGCAAAATAACCGACAGAAAAAGCAGGAAAAGATTTTCCGAAATCATGCGGAATAAGCCCGAAGACATGGGTTTTATAGTGAGAACGGCGTGCGTGGAAGCGGACGAGAAGGACATCAAGAGCGAGATGAGAGCGCTTGTGAGGAAGTGGAGAAGGATAAAGAAAAAGTATGAAGAATCGAAAAACCCGGGCGCGATATACGAAGAATCCGATACCTGTATCAGGGTCATCAGGGACCTGATGGGAAACGGCCTTAAGAAAATTGTCGTTGATTCCCCCAAAGCCCACGGCCGGATTACCAAGTACTTTTCCGACAAGATTAACAAGGATGGCTTCAAAGTCGATATGTACGATAAAGAAGAACCCATATTCGACAGATACGGAATCGAGAGCCAGATCGAAAAAATGTACAGAAAAAAGGCCTGGATGAAGTCGGGAGGCTACCTGATCATAGACGAGGCCGAGGGGCTTACCGTGATAGACGTTAACTCCGGGAAACTTGTCGGAGAGGAGTTTCAGAAGAAAACAATAATGAAAACGAACGAAGAAGCCGCGGTTGAAGCCGCGAGGCAGATAAGACTTCGTAACCTGGTCGGAATCATAGTTATCGATTTCATAGACATGCAGTCTGTTAGGTCCAGAAAGAAGGTAGAGTCGCTTTTCACGAATGAGATGAAAAAGGATAAGGCGAGGACCACGATCCAGGAAATATCGTCTTTCAGCGTAATCCAGCTTACCAGACGCAGGGTCAGGGAAAGTATACTTTCCGACCTGACCGAACCCTGCGATACCTGCGAGGGGAGCGGACGGATAAAATCGATATACACCACCTGTTACGAGATACTGAGGGATATTGATCAATGGACAAGGCAGAGTGCTGAAGGGCCTCTTGTCGTCCAGGCCAACAAGAAGGTCATAGCGAAGCTCAGAGAAATAGAAGGAAGATCCATGAGAATAATCCAGCGGGAGAGGGGGGTAAAGATAAAGTTCAAATCGGCTGAAGATCCTCTCGAGAAATACGCCATTTCCAGAGAGGAGGCTTCGGGTTAG